GAAATGGGAACAGGGAAGGGGGACCACTATTGAGGAACCAGACTGGAATTAGGGAGCGGTAAtggaaatggggacagggaatagTGACCGTGGGGTTCCCAAAGTCCTAAGGAAGccccaaatctgtcccaggAACTCTCAACTCCCTCTAGCCCTGCATGTCCCTCACCCCCTGGAAGATCACCCCATGTCCACATCGTTGTCTTGGTTCAACGTCTTTATTATTAACCTCGGATTTAGAAACGtgtataaaaataacaaaaagaaaatgcaggcCACGAGGAGCCAGGTggatgtggagcccccagccaggtgtgctCCAAACAAGGATCAAGggggctctgcccagctgggcTCACTGGAGACCATCCTGAGCAGATCCTCCCAtgtgagatggagctggagcagcgcacagagctcttcccacccagggctgccctcagtgctggctcttcTGGTGTTTGGTCATGCTGCCGCTTGCgatgaagcccttcccacactggggacactggtagggtctctctccagtgtggatgcgccggtggatgATGAGGGCAGAGTTGTACCGgaatcccaccccacaatcgggacagcggaagggcctctcgtccgtgtggatgcgctggtgcctGCGGAGTTCAGACGAGGTGTAAAagcccttctggcactgatcacactcgtagggccccTCCCCGGTGTGCCTGCGCCGGTGCCTGTTGAGGACAGAGTTctgcctgaagcccttcccgcagtcagggcagtggaacggcctctcctcggtgtggatGAGCTGGTGACTGAGGAGATCGGAGCTGCTCCGAAACTGTTTCctgcactgatcacactcgtagggcctctccccggtgtggatcatccGGTGCCTGTTCAGGGTGGAGACGCGGTTGAAGCGCTgcccgcagtcggggcactggaagggcctctcgtccgtgtgtgagCGCTGGTGAACCACGAGTCCACCACTGCTCATAAAGctcttctggcactggtcaCACTGGTAGGGTCGTTCCCCCGTGTGGCTCCTGTGGTGGACAATGAGATGGGAGCTCAAGGTGAAggccttcccacattccccgcACTTATAGGGTCTCTCCTCGGTGTGGATGCGTCGGTGGATAACCAGGTGTGACTTTTCCCTGAATCCCTTTCCACAATCGGGACAGCAAAATGGCCGCTCGTTGGTGTGAATGCTCTGGTGACTGACGAGATTGGAGTTGGTGCAAAACCTCTGATGGCATTCAgcacactcaaagggcctctccccggtgtggcccCTCAGGTGGGCAGTCAGTTTGGatctccacctgaagctcttcccacattccgagcacttgtggggcttctcctccccaccctggagctgctcatggacccccagctctgagcgctgaccctgctccaggctgggtttttccccctcagatcccgtgtgggttctctggtgcacaatcaggcaggatctccgcttgaagctcttcccacactcggagcacttgtggggcttctcctccccaccctggagctgctcacggggccccagctcggatctctgagcccctccatggcccaggcttgctctttccccctcggatccccgcgctctgcctttgcagcccctcctgctcagggatctccgcggcttctcctccccgttggcttctccctgccgagccgtggagccgctccaaacggcctctgccaccggctcctcgctgctctccatgctcagctcctgctcggggggagcaaggacaaggacacgatggaaTTTGCCCctatggggacaaggacacgatgggatttgcccccacggggacaaggacacgatgggatttgcccgcatggggacaaggacacgatgggatttgcctcccctgccccccacaaaaccctcccggagccccccgcgatggggtcgggccgagctccccctctccgctcacctgcgggctccgggcggcgatgccggcggg
This Zonotrichia albicollis isolate bZonAlb1 chromosome 32, bZonAlb1.hap1, whole genome shotgun sequence DNA region includes the following protein-coding sequences:
- the LOC141726072 gene encoding uncharacterized protein LOC141726072 → MESSEEPVAEAVWSGSTARQGEANGEEKPRRSLSRRGCKGRARGSEGERASLGHGGAQRSELGPREQLQGGEEKPHKCSECGKSFKRRSCLIVHQRTHTGSEGEKPSLEQGQRSELGVHEQLQGGEEKPHKCSECGKSFRWRSKLTAHLRGHTGERPFECAECHQRFCTNSNLVSHQSIHTNERPFCCPDCGKGFREKSHLVIHRRIHTEERPYKCGECGKAFTLSSHLIVHHRSHTGERPYQCDQCQKSFMSSGGLVVHQRSHTDERPFQCPDCGQRFNRVSTLNRHRMIHTGERPYECDQCRKQFRSSSDLLSHQLIHTEERPFHCPDCGKGFRQNSVLNRHRRRHTGEGPYECDQCQKGFYTSSELRRHQRIHTDERPFRCPDCGVGFRYNSALIIHRRIHTGERPYQCPQCGKGFIASGSMTKHQKSQH